One part of the Kiritimatiellia bacterium genome encodes these proteins:
- a CDS encoding class I SAM-dependent methyltransferase, whose protein sequence is GGWASALLRERGGEWTSLERPGVALETLRFLCEDRCVAAWEPAAPLPFEEQHFDVVVWISGFEEVAEPATAVRECHRVLKPAGRLVVNVPFATRVAPLRWLGLGGEMRAGYTVARLYDVLKDGFDLQECRRYGRLMMELADRLARRAARRRAEQDAAGRPDPITLCRAQAVVWRRWAWPTWWLTQLDALLFLSPGYRLIARARRRLWIPRRAPVLADGRSVAEAALGGRIGSASAWTPPGG, encoded by the coding sequence GGGGCGGGTGGGCGAGCGCGCTGCTGCGCGAGCGCGGGGGGGAGTGGACGAGCCTCGAGCGGCCCGGCGTGGCGTTGGAAACGCTGCGGTTCCTTTGCGAGGACCGATGTGTTGCGGCGTGGGAGCCGGCGGCGCCGCTGCCGTTTGAGGAACAGCATTTCGACGTGGTGGTGTGGATCAGCGGCTTCGAGGAGGTGGCGGAGCCCGCGACCGCGGTGCGCGAGTGTCACCGGGTGCTGAAGCCGGCGGGGCGTCTGGTGGTGAACGTGCCGTTCGCGACGCGCGTCGCGCCGCTGCGCTGGTTGGGCCTCGGCGGCGAGATGCGGGCGGGATATACCGTCGCGCGGCTCTATGACGTGTTGAAGGACGGCTTCGACCTGCAGGAGTGCCGGCGCTACGGGCGGCTGATGATGGAGCTGGCCGACCGACTCGCTCGCCGGGCCGCGCGGCGGCGGGCGGAGCAGGACGCGGCGGGCCGGCCCGACCCGATTACGCTGTGCCGCGCGCAGGCGGTGGTGTGGCGGCGATGGGCGTGGCCGACCTGGTGGCTCACACAGCTCGATGCGCTGCTGTTTTTGAGCCCTGGCTACCGGCTGATCGCGCGGGCGCGCCGGCGGCTCTGGATTCCGCGCCGGGCGCCGGTGCTTGCCGACGGCCGCAGCGTCGCGGAGGCCGCGCTTGGCGGACGCATCGGTTCGGCCTCGGCGTGGACGCCACCGGGGGGCTAA